One window of Deltaproteobacteria bacterium genomic DNA carries:
- a CDS encoding carboxymuconolactone decarboxylase family protein yields the protein MKLSKPRITPLTEAEWTDEQRKTLEPVYKEGRVYNVLGTLSRHWEASKKFGAWAYHVMGDTSKLVPREREILILRIGWLCQAEYEWGQHVIFGKAAGLTDAEIARIKEGPDAPGWAPFDATLLRATDELHKDAFIGDKTWAALSERYSTEQLMDVVFTVGQYNLVSMALNTFGVQLDKGVKGF from the coding sequence ATGAAACTTTCAAAGCCACGCATTACACCACTGACCGAAGCGGAATGGACCGACGAACAACGTAAAACGCTGGAACCCGTCTATAAAGAGGGGAGAGTATACAATGTGTTAGGCACCTTGTCCCGCCATTGGGAAGCCTCGAAAAAATTTGGCGCCTGGGCCTACCACGTTATGGGAGACACCTCGAAATTGGTCCCTCGCGAACGAGAGATTCTCATCCTGCGCATTGGATGGCTGTGTCAAGCTGAATATGAATGGGGACAACATGTGATATTCGGCAAAGCCGCCGGACTGACTGATGCAGAGATCGCACGAATCAAAGAAGGGCCAGATGCACCAGGGTGGGCACCGTTTGATGCTACCTTGTTGCGGGCGACTGATGAACTCCACAAAGACGCCTTTATTGGCGATAAAACCTGGGCTGCCTTGAGTGAGCGCTACAGCACCGAACAACTCATGGATGTCGTGTTTACCGTCGGCCAATATAACTTAGTGTCGATGGCACTCAACACCTTTGGCGTGCAACTGGATAAAGGAGTGAAAGGGTTCTAA